One window of the Tetragenococcus koreensis genome contains the following:
- a CDS encoding metallophosphoesterase family protein, with the protein MLRFIHCADLHFDRPFEGLHLIADKAKKLPRENEQVLSNIVTLAIEETVDFLLFAGDTFHQNRPTLKTQQQFFQQMERLNKEHIPVYMIFGNHDYYEKERYWFDFPANVQLFKEENVQTITGRTKKGESYAISSFSYLHPQISQKKINEFPTKQEGYHLGMYHGDMGSDRFAPFQLQEMKRKNYDYWALGHIHVPTVLSQEAAILYAGTPQGHTQKEEATGVNLVTIENGHTTWQTEDVSAVRWKSQDVLLTGIQQQKAVLEEIISAFQKSEKALVKLRLRDTKLLPQNWLQEKEILELIAYVNDYLASHHFQQLVYQIEINEETTAEKITISADKELIEHLLTIYQQQNIFTETVNELATYPLAQQALSWEQLQEETFMQMKQELQSEFSWRNLDGTKEG; encoded by the coding sequence ATGTTACGTTTTATTCACTGCGCGGACTTACATTTTGATCGTCCTTTCGAGGGACTTCATTTGATTGCAGATAAGGCCAAGAAATTACCTAGGGAAAACGAACAGGTACTTAGTAATATTGTAACACTTGCCATTGAAGAGACGGTTGATTTTTTGCTTTTTGCCGGTGATACGTTTCATCAAAACCGACCTACATTAAAAACTCAACAACAATTTTTTCAACAAATGGAGCGACTTAATAAGGAACATATACCTGTGTATATGATTTTTGGTAATCATGATTATTATGAAAAGGAACGATACTGGTTTGATTTTCCAGCGAATGTGCAATTGTTTAAAGAGGAAAATGTTCAAACGATTACTGGTCGTACTAAAAAGGGTGAATCGTATGCGATCAGTAGTTTTAGTTATCTACATCCGCAGATCAGTCAAAAAAAGATAAATGAATTCCCCACAAAACAAGAGGGTTATCACCTCGGTATGTACCATGGCGATATGGGAAGTGATCGTTTTGCTCCTTTTCAGTTACAAGAAATGAAAAGGAAAAATTATGATTACTGGGCACTAGGACATATCCATGTGCCTACAGTTCTTTCTCAAGAAGCTGCGATTTTATACGCAGGAACACCACAAGGTCACACCCAAAAAGAAGAGGCCACAGGTGTTAATCTGGTAACGATAGAAAATGGACATACAACTTGGCAAACCGAGGATGTTTCGGCGGTCCGTTGGAAAAGCCAAGATGTTTTACTGACAGGTATTCAACAACAAAAAGCGGTATTAGAAGAGATTATCTCAGCTTTCCAAAAGTCAGAAAAGGCTTTGGTCAAGTTACGTTTGAGAGATACAAAACTTTTACCGCAAAATTGGCTACAAGAAAAAGAAATTTTAGAATTAATCGCCTATGTTAATGACTACCTAGCTAGCCATCATTTTCAACAATTAGTCTATCAAATCGAAATAAACGAGGAAACCACGGCTGAAAAAATTACGATTTCTGCGGATAAAGAGCTTATTGAGCATCTTTTAACTATCTATCAACAGCAAAACATATTTACTGAAACGGTCAACGAGCTTGCGACTTATCCTTTAGCCCAACAAGCATTATCATGGGAACAGTTACAGGAAGAAACGTTTATGCAAATGAAACAGGAATTACAAAGCGAATTTAGTTGGAGGAACCTAGATGGAACTAAAGAAGGCTGA
- a CDS encoding YlbF family regulator, with translation MANIYDTANQLEKEIRELEQFQDLSDSFAELKKDEKAYLLFKEFQTFQQELQQKMSQGEDMTDEDAQRAQELAQQVQQEPLINDLMQKEQVFSTTINDLNRVIMTPLRELYEG, from the coding sequence ATGGCAAATATTTACGATACAGCGAACCAATTAGAAAAAGAAATCCGAGAATTAGAACAATTTCAAGATTTAAGTGACTCTTTTGCTGAACTAAAAAAAGATGAGAAAGCTTACCTTTTGTTTAAAGAATTCCAGACATTCCAACAAGAATTACAACAAAAAATGTCGCAAGGTGAAGACATGACTGACGAGGATGCGCAAAGAGCACAAGAATTGGCGCAACAAGTTCAACAAGAACCGTTAATTAATGATTTAATGCAAAAAGAACAAGTCTTTAGTACCACCATCAATGATTTGAATCGTGTGATTATGACACCATTAAGAGAATTATACGAAGGATAA
- a CDS encoding PBP1A family penicillin-binding protein: MDFQRFFSTIKKYLSSFWAWLKPYLVQFHYWRKRVWKKYHVNKILLLLGLVVILVMSIYLFYIAKTTKVQELKAGLQEETVIYDNEENEAGSVSSQKGTYIEVDDMSPYVVDAVVSTEDRNFYQHRGFDIKGIARAGLRMVVRRNTSGGGGSTITQQLAKNAYLSLDQTFNRKAKELFLAIEIEKNYSKDEIMSMYLNNSYFGNGVWGVQDAARKYFGVDAAELTIGESATIAGMLRGPSLYNPIDNPENATNRRDTVLQLMVDNDELSAQEAQQEEQVAMNDLVNDTYQQEDEGYQYPYYFDAVIEEAEERYDIKAEDLMNRGYKVYTALDMNFQNGMQDVYDNNGYFPADADDGTMVQSASVAVDPNTGGVQALVGRRGEHTFRGFNFATDMKRSPGSTIKPLSVYTPALEAGYMPDSVLKDEPQDYYDAKNFNGEYEGEVPMYQAVAQSLNLPAVWLLHELGINKGYNKTQEFGLDLTKSDNYYGLALGGLEYGASPMTMAGAYGSFANGGTLYTPHLITKIVDANGAVIVDNTKPDGEKIISKETSNEMTSMLLGTFSNGTASSANPYGYTVAGKTGTTETDYDPDQNNDQWIIGYTPDTVISTWLGFEKTDEKHNFSGTSGDVVGQVFKAQAENMLPYSNNSQFDVADAYATGGKVTAASDEQEDSSDEEGNDWQQDVDQFTDDAREGLGEFGERVKEGGKELIRGFKERFSND, from the coding sequence ATGGATTTTCAGCGCTTTTTTAGTACGATAAAAAAATATTTATCGTCGTTTTGGGCATGGCTGAAACCATACCTCGTACAGTTTCATTACTGGCGCAAGCGAGTTTGGAAGAAATATCATGTCAATAAAATATTACTGCTACTTGGGTTAGTTGTTATCTTAGTCATGAGCATTTATCTTTTTTATATAGCTAAAACCACTAAAGTCCAAGAGCTAAAAGCAGGTTTACAAGAAGAGACGGTTATTTATGATAACGAGGAAAATGAAGCAGGCAGTGTTTCTTCCCAAAAAGGGACATATATTGAAGTAGATGATATGTCTCCTTATGTGGTAGATGCAGTGGTCTCAACCGAAGACCGTAATTTTTATCAACACCGGGGTTTTGATATTAAGGGGATTGCTCGAGCTGGTTTGCGTATGGTTGTTAGAAGAAATACGTCCGGTGGCGGAGGTAGTACAATCACACAGCAATTAGCCAAAAATGCTTATCTGTCATTAGATCAAACCTTTAATCGTAAAGCCAAAGAATTATTTTTAGCCATTGAAATTGAAAAGAATTACAGCAAAGATGAAATCATGTCGATGTATTTAAATAATTCCTATTTTGGTAATGGCGTGTGGGGAGTTCAAGATGCAGCCCGTAAGTACTTTGGAGTTGATGCTGCTGAACTGACAATTGGAGAATCGGCAACGATTGCAGGAATGCTACGAGGACCTTCCTTATACAACCCGATTGACAACCCGGAAAATGCGACAAACCGGCGCGATACGGTTTTACAATTAATGGTGGATAACGACGAATTATCTGCTCAAGAAGCACAACAAGAAGAACAAGTTGCTATGAATGATTTGGTCAACGATACGTATCAACAAGAAGATGAAGGCTATCAGTATCCTTATTATTTTGATGCTGTGATTGAAGAAGCAGAAGAAAGATACGATATTAAGGCAGAGGATTTAATGAACCGTGGCTATAAAGTCTATACTGCGCTTGATATGAATTTTCAAAACGGGATGCAAGACGTTTATGATAATAATGGCTACTTTCCAGCTGACGCTGACGATGGCACAATGGTTCAATCAGCTTCGGTTGCAGTTGATCCTAACACTGGTGGCGTACAGGCGCTAGTAGGCCGTCGAGGGGAGCACACCTTTAGAGGATTTAATTTCGCCACTGATATGAAACGCTCGCCAGGTTCAACCATCAAACCGTTAAGTGTTTATACGCCGGCACTTGAAGCAGGATATATGCCAGATAGTGTATTAAAAGACGAACCCCAAGATTATTATGATGCTAAAAACTTCAATGGTGAGTACGAGGGGGAAGTCCCTATGTACCAAGCGGTAGCACAAAGTTTGAATTTACCAGCAGTTTGGTTGTTACATGAACTTGGTATAAACAAAGGTTATAATAAGACCCAAGAGTTTGGACTTGATTTAACAAAATCAGATAATTATTATGGTTTGGCGTTAGGTGGTTTAGAATATGGTGCTTCTCCTATGACAATGGCTGGAGCTTATGGTTCGTTTGCTAATGGTGGGACTTTATATACGCCTCATCTAATCACTAAAATCGTTGATGCAAACGGGGCAGTCATTGTTGATAATACTAAGCCTGATGGCGAAAAAATTATTTCAAAAGAAACATCTAATGAAATGACTAGCATGCTTTTGGGAACATTTTCTAATGGTACAGCTTCTAGTGCTAATCCTTATGGTTATACTGTAGCTGGTAAAACAGGTACGACTGAAACAGATTATGATCCAGATCAAAATAATGACCAATGGATTATCGGATATACACCAGATACCGTAATTTCTACGTGGCTTGGTTTTGAAAAAACCGATGAAAAACATAATTTCAGCGGAACAAGTGGTGATGTTGTCGGTCAAGTTTTTAAAGCTCAAGCCGAAAATATGCTACCTTATAGTAATAATTCGCAATTTGACGTAGCTGATGCATACGCTACAGGGGGAAAAGTAACAGCGGCCTCTGATGAGCAAGAGGATTCTTCTGATGAAGAAGGAAATGATTGGCAACAAGATGTCGACCAATTTACTGATGATGCTAGAGAAGGTTTGGGTGAATTTGGTGAACGTGTAAAAGAAGGCGGAAAAGAATTGATCCGTGGCTTTAAAGAACGCTTTAGCAACGATTAG
- a CDS encoding RluA family pseudouridine synthase — MEYSIVLPTSQKKMTLRELLEKEWLVPRKVRHFLRVRKNVWRNHQPINFHEFVYANDIITLQIEEEDYNYQNVTAGSKENITVLFEDEHLVVVNKPVGIKTHPNQPEETGTLLNDLTAYLAEQDERPYVVHRLDKETSGAILFAKNPFVLPILGRLLEEKKIYRRYQAVVWGKLTQDCTIDKKIGRNRHDHRKQIIDERHGKTAITHVKVHQAHQKTSEIYCTLATGRTHQIRVHLASLGHPVVGDPLYQNKKGARLALHAYEMKLLHPFTQEQIQITAQPGLW; from the coding sequence ATGGAATATTCAATCGTTTTACCGACTTCACAAAAAAAGATGACACTCCGTGAATTATTAGAAAAGGAATGGCTCGTTCCGCGAAAAGTTCGTCATTTTTTACGGGTTCGTAAAAACGTCTGGCGTAATCATCAACCGATAAATTTTCATGAATTTGTATACGCCAATGACATCATTACTCTACAAATTGAAGAAGAGGATTATAACTACCAGAACGTAACAGCCGGTTCAAAGGAAAATATCACGGTTTTATTTGAAGATGAACATTTAGTGGTTGTTAATAAACCAGTTGGCATAAAAACGCATCCCAATCAACCCGAAGAGACAGGCACTCTCTTAAATGATCTAACCGCTTATTTAGCTGAACAAGATGAACGGCCTTACGTCGTGCACCGTTTGGACAAAGAAACATCAGGTGCTATTCTATTTGCTAAAAATCCATTTGTTCTACCAATTTTAGGAAGACTTTTAGAAGAAAAGAAAATTTATCGCCGCTATCAAGCAGTCGTTTGGGGAAAATTAACACAGGACTGTACTATCGATAAAAAAATCGGCCGAAATCGCCACGATCATCGCAAGCAGATAATTGATGAGCGCCATGGTAAAACTGCCATTACTCATGTAAAAGTACACCAAGCTCACCAAAAAACAAGCGAAATTTATTGCACACTGGCTACAGGTAGGACCCATCAGATACGTGTCCATTTAGCAAGCCTAGGTCATCCTGTTGTTGGTGATCCCTTATATCAAAACAAAAAAGGAGCTCGTTTGGCGTTACACGCTTATGAAATGAAATTACTTCATCCCTTTACCCAAGAACAGATTCAGATTACTGCCCAACCTGGATTATGGTAA
- a CDS encoding pseudouridine synthase: MRLDKYLADMDFGSRKEVKQLIKNKQVAVNSEIVTSDKFQVKEQEDSVTLEGDEVVYQKYFYYLLNKPAGVITATVDVFEATVLDIFSDQDFRSDLFPVGRLDKDTEGLLVITNDGALSHRLLSPKRHVEKEYLATVDGIMTSADIGLFSNGLKIDGGEVCLPAKLKIDQVDEANNVSTIRLVLHEGKFHQVKRMAHAVGKEVMYLKRIRMGHLYLDEQLDLGSYRELTEDEVKLLESK, encoded by the coding sequence TTGCGTTTAGATAAATATTTAGCAGATATGGATTTTGGTTCTAGAAAAGAAGTGAAGCAATTAATCAAAAATAAACAAGTTGCAGTAAACTCCGAGATAGTAACTTCTGATAAATTCCAAGTCAAAGAACAAGAAGACAGTGTTACTTTAGAGGGCGATGAAGTTGTTTATCAAAAATACTTTTATTATCTACTCAATAAGCCTGCTGGTGTCATTACCGCAACTGTGGATGTTTTTGAAGCAACAGTCTTAGACATCTTTTCTGACCAAGATTTTCGTTCAGACCTTTTTCCTGTAGGACGTTTAGATAAAGATACAGAAGGCCTACTTGTAATAACAAATGACGGCGCTCTTTCTCATCGTTTACTTTCGCCCAAAAGACACGTGGAAAAAGAATATCTGGCTACGGTTGATGGCATTATGACATCAGCGGATATCGGACTTTTTTCCAATGGCCTGAAAATTGATGGGGGTGAAGTTTGTTTGCCAGCAAAACTTAAGATTGATCAGGTAGATGAAGCAAACAATGTATCAACGATTCGTTTAGTGCTGCATGAGGGAAAATTTCATCAAGTAAAACGGATGGCCCATGCTGTGGGAAAAGAAGTTATGTATTTAAAACGAATCCGTATGGGACACTTGTACCTTGATGAACAGTTAGATCTTGGTAGCTATCGAGAATTAACTGAGGATGAAGTAAAACTGCTAGAAAGCAAATAA
- a CDS encoding putative polysaccharide biosynthesis protein produces MINNRNPETPELTNEDKMARGSAWMTIGNIGSRLLGVIYLLPWIYWLGDDYLPANALFNMSYNVYALFLMISTAGLPSAIAKQVSYYNSINEYKASQKLFIRAMQLMLGLGVVFAVIMYFAAPALARHAGGGVDLIPSMRSLSVAILVIPLMSVIRGYFQGLQNVAPYAISQLVEQVARVGYMLIATFIIMRLGSGDYVAAVTQSTFAAFIGALASIAVLLYYYKKEKSRLDILVDMSPGNVKVNTTRLLLQTIREAVPFIIVGSGITIYKLVDQYTFISTMERFTEYTNQQLKSLFALFSGNPDKLVMVVIGLATSLATVGLPLVTEAFAKKDRPALAKLVSNNLQLYTFVMFPSTFGMMLLAYPLNTLFYQPDRLGTNLLIAVSFSGLILGLFMLTSSMLQGIYENPSAVLYFAIGLAIKFLTQTLSIYMLESYGPVVSTILGFSVTCYLNLRKLHKKTGFNITLTLRRVVLVFLLTMVMLVFAGIARGIFGMVFTQERKAQSFILILIVAAVGALTYIYTALKVRLADKLLGAKMASLRTRLKIK; encoded by the coding sequence ATGATAAATAATAGAAACCCCGAAACACCAGAGTTAACAAATGAAGATAAGATGGCTCGCGGTTCTGCCTGGATGACGATTGGTAATATTGGTTCACGCCTTTTAGGCGTCATTTATCTTTTGCCTTGGATCTATTGGCTAGGCGATGATTATTTACCAGCAAATGCCTTATTTAATATGAGCTATAATGTTTATGCATTATTTTTAATGATTTCAACCGCAGGGCTGCCTTCTGCGATTGCAAAGCAGGTGTCTTATTATAACTCGATAAATGAATACAAAGCTAGTCAAAAGCTTTTTATAAGAGCCATGCAATTGATGTTAGGCTTAGGCGTAGTTTTTGCGGTAATCATGTATTTTGCGGCTCCAGCCTTAGCAAGGCATGCTGGAGGCGGCGTGGATTTAATTCCATCAATGCGTTCGTTGAGTGTAGCTATTCTGGTTATTCCGCTTATGAGCGTCATTCGCGGATATTTTCAAGGGCTGCAAAATGTTGCGCCTTATGCCATCTCTCAATTAGTTGAACAAGTAGCTCGTGTTGGCTATATGTTGATTGCTACTTTTATTATTATGCGCTTAGGTAGCGGTGATTATGTTGCCGCTGTTACCCAATCAACGTTTGCTGCCTTTATTGGGGCGTTAGCCAGTATTGCTGTCTTACTTTATTATTATAAAAAAGAAAAAAGCAGGCTTGATATTCTAGTTGATATGAGCCCAGGTAATGTAAAAGTTAATACAACTCGATTATTGTTACAAACGATAAGGGAAGCTGTACCCTTTATTATCGTTGGTTCTGGGATTACCATTTATAAATTGGTCGATCAATATACTTTTATCAGTACTATGGAACGTTTTACTGAATATACTAATCAGCAGTTAAAATCACTATTTGCTTTATTTAGTGGGAATCCAGATAAGTTAGTCATGGTTGTCATTGGGTTAGCTACCTCTTTGGCTACTGTAGGGTTACCATTAGTTACCGAAGCTTTTGCCAAAAAAGATCGTCCAGCTTTAGCAAAATTGGTTAGTAATAATTTGCAATTGTATACTTTTGTCATGTTCCCCTCGACATTTGGTATGATGTTGTTGGCTTATCCATTAAACACCCTGTTTTACCAGCCCGATCGTTTGGGTACTAACCTATTGATTGCGGTTAGTTTTTCTGGCTTGATTTTGGGTTTATTTATGCTTACTTCAAGTATGTTGCAAGGCATTTATGAAAATCCTTCAGCTGTGCTTTATTTTGCTATTGGGTTAGCCATTAAATTCTTGACCCAAACTTTAAGCATATATATGTTGGAATCTTATGGTCCAGTGGTTTCTACTATACTTGGGTTTAGTGTGACCTGTTATCTGAATTTGCGTAAGTTGCACAAAAAAACCGGATTTAACATTACCTTGACTTTACGAAGGGTTGTTCTAGTTTTTCTGCTGACCATGGTTATGCTAGTTTTTGCCGGTATCGCGCGCGGAATTTTTGGCATGGTATTTACACAAGAACGAAAGGCACAATCCTTTATTTTAATCCTCATCGTCGCAGCAGTGGGTGCGTTAACTTACATTTATACGGCATTAAAAGTCCGTTTAGCTGATAAGCTTTTGGGAGCGAAAATGGCTTCACTACGGACAAGACTAAAAATAAAATAA
- the murE gene encoding UDP-N-acetylmuramyl-tripeptide synthetase, with the protein MYSITLKELCQLLAEKNLLKEPVDKNKLAEQYFTYLSYDSRDLAEHTLFFCKGMNFKEASLQDAINKGVDVYVSETKYDTTAQAVIVTDIRKAMAIVAQHFYHNPQDKLYKIGITGTKGKTTTAYFVKKILDDAFDKKVALFSSEETTLDGTTLIPSKLTTPEALDIYRQMATACENGLTHLVMEVSSQAYKTKRVYNLTFETGVFLNISPDHISPIEHPTFEDYFNCKRQLLLNSKQMVINHESDQFDILEKTCIDHQIPLYTYGHKEGTYLLSDKAEERSFDLSAKNEDMLNVNGNYRLALFGQFNHENAAAAILVCGLANVSKQKCQESLPLTQIPGRMNLLEKANGAYIFVDYAHNYLSIHSIGQFAHELRPDGRTIIVTGSAGGKAISRRPDIGKALSECADVAILTSDDPDFEDPAAIATEIKAAITNPKVEIQLELDRATAVTSAFKQAKANDTVIIAGKGIEKMMKYQGSEDFYEGDFHIIKRLINEAKEV; encoded by the coding sequence ATGTATTCAATAACCCTTAAAGAACTCTGCCAACTTTTAGCAGAAAAAAATTTATTAAAAGAACCCGTTGATAAAAATAAACTAGCCGAACAATACTTTACCTATCTATCTTATGATTCTCGCGATTTAGCAGAACATACGCTATTTTTTTGCAAGGGAATGAATTTTAAAGAAGCTTCTTTGCAAGATGCTATTAATAAAGGTGTTGACGTTTATGTTTCTGAAACAAAATACGACACAACAGCCCAAGCAGTCATTGTCACTGATATCCGTAAAGCAATGGCCATTGTTGCACAGCATTTCTACCACAATCCCCAAGATAAATTATACAAAATCGGGATTACCGGGACCAAGGGAAAAACGACCACAGCCTATTTTGTTAAAAAAATATTAGACGACGCTTTTGATAAAAAAGTCGCATTATTTTCATCAGAAGAAACAACGTTAGATGGAACGACATTAATTCCATCAAAATTGACGACTCCTGAAGCTTTAGACATATACCGTCAAATGGCTACTGCCTGTGAAAATGGATTAACTCACTTAGTGATGGAAGTATCGTCACAAGCTTATAAAACAAAGCGTGTGTATAATCTTACTTTTGAAACGGGCGTCTTTTTAAATATTAGTCCAGATCATATTAGCCCGATCGAACATCCAACGTTTGAAGATTATTTTAATTGTAAAAGACAGCTATTGTTAAACAGCAAGCAGATGGTAATTAACCATGAAAGTGACCAATTTGATATCTTAGAAAAAACTTGTATCGACCATCAAATTCCTTTATATACTTATGGTCACAAAGAAGGTACCTATCTTTTATCAGATAAAGCCGAAGAGCGCTCATTTGACCTATCTGCTAAAAACGAAGACATGCTTAACGTTAATGGAAACTATCGATTAGCTCTGTTTGGTCAATTCAATCATGAAAATGCCGCAGCGGCCATTTTAGTTTGTGGATTGGCAAACGTCTCTAAACAAAAATGCCAAGAAAGCTTACCATTAACACAAATTCCAGGGCGGATGAACTTACTAGAAAAAGCGAACGGGGCTTACATTTTTGTCGATTATGCGCACAACTATCTTAGTATTCATTCAATTGGTCAATTTGCCCACGAGTTAAGACCTGATGGCCGAACGATTATCGTCACAGGTAGCGCAGGTGGTAAAGCTATCTCACGTAGACCTGATATTGGAAAAGCACTATCAGAATGTGCAGATGTTGCCATATTAACTAGTGATGATCCTGATTTTGAAGACCCTGCTGCTATTGCGACAGAAATAAAAGCAGCAATTACTAACCCCAAGGTTGAAATTCAGTTGGAATTAGATCGAGCTACTGCTGTTACTTCTGCTTTTAAACAAGCTAAAGCAAACGATACAGTCATCATTGCTGGTAAGGGGATCGAAAAAATGATGAAATATCAAGGGTCAGAAGATTTCTACGAAGGTGACTTTCATATCATTAAACGTTTAATTAATGAAGCAAAGGAAGTTTAA
- a CDS encoding Ohr family peroxiredoxin, whose translation MSNKMSVSTVINEGGREGVSKSLSGDFEVKTTGTNKKGYTNPEELFAAGISACFNGAIQFPLERDGLGDRDRTIRAEVALYGDLPDDHTTLHLEVTLIGKIDGVSKEDTLKYMKETDGICPYSKAVHGNVDIKYEAEE comes from the coding sequence ATGAGCAATAAGATGTCTGTTTCAACTGTAATTAATGAAGGCGGACGCGAAGGTGTCAGCAAATCCTTAAGTGGTGACTTTGAAGTAAAAACAACCGGAACAAATAAAAAAGGTTATACTAACCCAGAAGAACTGTTTGCTGCAGGAATTTCTGCTTGTTTCAACGGTGCAATTCAATTCCCATTAGAACGCGATGGTTTAGGCGATCGTGATCGTACAATTCGCGCAGAAGTAGCTTTATATGGTGATCTACCAGATGATCATACAACACTTCACCTAGAAGTTACATTGATTGGTAAAATCGATGGTGTTTCCAAAGAAGATACTTTGAAATATATGAAAGAAACCGATGGCATCTGCCCTTACTCAAAAGCTGTACATGGCAATGTCGACATCAAGTATGAAGCAGAAGAATAA
- a CDS encoding glycerate kinase yields the protein MKVVSVIDSFKGCATSEELNQAVLSGLPNEVWQEKRNIPIADGGEGTMDSIYAAIGGKWVLVESKDPLGNSIEGNYLITSFKDKKVAIIEAAVFIGLHLLYPTDETVRKATSYGLGLVVKDALERQLDEIYVTLGGSATSDGGLGMLEALGMSSTDNIEGNPLLRSTDVAFEPSLQLFANTELFAIADVTNPYTGENGFAEIFGPQKGANADTVNEMEYRARQLAEKIKEQYGVDLAQFEGAGAAGGLGGAMVLLGGTIIAGFPAVAEMIGLEDHFQDADLIFTGEGKIDEQTEQGKVPFGVAKLAQKYHVPVIALCGSRTQDIGAMDQLMLGAFSIHLGPVSWQEALDKKQTLTSVRTVAHGLSRIFLRSN from the coding sequence ATGAAAGTGGTATCGGTTATCGATTCATTTAAAGGATGTGCTACTTCAGAAGAATTAAATCAAGCAGTATTATCAGGCTTACCTAATGAAGTTTGGCAAGAAAAAAGGAATATTCCAATCGCTGATGGTGGCGAAGGAACTATGGATTCAATTTATGCTGCAATTGGTGGTAAATGGGTCTTAGTAGAAAGTAAGGATCCACTCGGTAATAGTATTGAAGGAAATTATTTGATTACTTCATTTAAAGATAAAAAAGTAGCAATCATCGAAGCCGCTGTTTTTATTGGCTTACATTTACTTTACCCGACTGATGAAACGGTACGAAAGGCCACTTCTTATGGCTTGGGACTTGTCGTAAAAGATGCATTAGAAAGACAACTGGACGAAATCTATGTAACCTTAGGAGGAAGTGCCACATCAGATGGAGGCTTGGGCATGCTTGAAGCATTAGGTATGTCTTCAACCGATAATATAGAAGGAAATCCCTTGTTGAGGTCAACAGATGTTGCCTTTGAACCTAGTTTGCAGTTATTTGCTAATACAGAATTGTTTGCGATTGCCGATGTTACAAATCCTTATACTGGGGAAAATGGTTTTGCAGAAATATTTGGTCCGCAAAAAGGAGCAAATGCTGATACGGTAAATGAAATGGAATACAGAGCACGTCAATTAGCGGAAAAAATAAAGGAACAATATGGAGTGGATCTAGCTCAGTTTGAAGGTGCAGGAGCTGCTGGTGGCTTAGGTGGAGCAATGGTTTTGTTAGGTGGAACAATTATTGCTGGCTTTCCGGCCGTAGCCGAAATGATCGGACTAGAAGATCATTTCCAAGATGCGGATTTGATCTTTACCGGTGAAGGTAAAATAGATGAACAAACCGAGCAAGGAAAAGTTCCATTTGGCGTGGCTAAACTCGCACAAAAGTATCATGTGCCAGTAATTGCTTTGTGTGGCAGTCGCACGCAAGATATCGGCGCAATGGACCAGCTAATGCTAGGAGCGTTTTCTATTCATTTAGGGCCTGTGTCTTGGCAAGAAGCGCTAGATAAAAAGCAGACGTTGACCAGCGTTCGTACGGTAGCGCATGGATTAAGTAGGATTTTTTTGAGAAGTAATTAG